A window of the candidate division WOR-3 bacterium genome harbors these coding sequences:
- the tuf gene encoding elongation factor Tu (EF-Tu; promotes GTP-dependent binding of aminoacyl-tRNA to the A-site of ribosomes during protein biosynthesis; when the tRNA anticodon matches the mRNA codon, GTP hydrolysis results; the inactive EF-Tu-GDP leaves the ribosome and release of GDP is promoted by elongation factor Ts; many prokaryotes have two copies of the gene encoding EF-Tu), producing GDNANFEIELISPVAIEQGLRFAIREGGRTVGAGVVTKIIE from the coding sequence TGGGGACAATGCGAATTTTGAGATCGAGTTGATCAGTCCGGTAGCGATCGAGCAAGGCCTGCGCTTCGCGATCCGCGAAGGCGGCCGCACCGTCGGCGCTGGCGTCGTTACTAAAAT